One window of the Mycobacterium xenopi genome contains the following:
- a CDS encoding IS256 family transposase yields MTSPHLIDAEQLLADQLAEASPDLLRGLLSVFIHALMGAEADAICGAGYRQRSDERSNSRNGYRHRDFDTRAGTIDVAIPKLRQGSYFPDWLLERRKRAERALTSVVATCYLLGVSTRRMERLVETLGVTRLSKSQVSIMAKELDEQVEAFRTRPLDAGPYTFVAADALVLKVRENGRVVGVHTLIATGVNAEGYREILGVQVSSAEDGAGWLAFFRDLVARGLSGVALVTSDAHPGLVAAIGATLPGAAWQRCRTHYANNLMAATPKSSWPWVRTLLHSVFDQPDAESVVAQYDRVLDALSDKLPKVAEHLDAARPDLLAFTAFPKQIWRQIWSNNPQERLNKEIRRRTDVVGIFPDRASIIRLVGAVLAEQHDEWIEGRRYLGLDVLTRARTALTSTDEPAGQQTNTTPALTA; encoded by the coding sequence ATGACCTCACCACACCTTATCGACGCCGAGCAGCTGTTGGCCGACCAACTCGCCGAGGCCAGCCCGGACTTGCTGCGAGGGCTGCTGTCGGTGTTCATCCACGCCTTGATGGGCGCGGAAGCCGACGCCATCTGCGGGGCCGGCTACCGCCAGCGCAGCGATGAGCGGTCCAACAGCCGCAACGGCTACCGGCATCGTGATTTCGACACCCGCGCCGGCACCATCGATGTGGCCATTCCCAAGCTGCGTCAGGGCAGCTATTTCCCGGACTGGCTATTGGAGCGACGCAAACGCGCTGAGCGTGCCCTGACCAGCGTGGTGGCCACCTGCTATCTGCTGGGAGTGTCCACCCGGCGGATGGAACGCCTCGTTGAAACACTGGGTGTGACGAGGCTTTCCAAGTCGCAGGTGTCGATCATGGCCAAAGAACTCGATGAGCAGGTTGAGGCGTTTCGCACCCGCCCGCTTGACGCCGGCCCGTACACGTTCGTCGCCGCTGATGCCCTGGTGCTCAAAGTCCGCGAGAACGGCCGCGTCGTGGGCGTGCACACCCTGATTGCCACCGGCGTCAACGCCGAGGGCTACCGCGAGATCCTGGGTGTGCAGGTCAGCTCCGCCGAGGACGGGGCAGGCTGGCTGGCGTTCTTCCGCGACCTGGTCGCCCGCGGCCTGTCCGGGGTCGCGCTGGTCACCAGCGACGCCCACCCCGGCCTGGTCGCCGCGATCGGGGCCACCTTGCCCGGAGCGGCCTGGCAGCGCTGCCGCACCCATTACGCGAACAACCTGATGGCGGCCACCCCGAAGTCCTCCTGGCCGTGGGTGCGCACTCTGCTGCACTCGGTCTTCGACCAGCCCGACGCCGAATCGGTTGTTGCCCAATACGATCGAGTCCTCGACGCATTGTCGGACAAGCTCCCCAAAGTGGCCGAACACCTCGACGCAGCCCGCCCGGATCTGTTGGCGTTCACCGCTTTTCCCAAACAGATCTGGCGCCAAATCTGGAGCAACAATCCCCAGGAACGGCTCAACAAAGAAATCAGGCGCAGGACCGACGTCGTGGGCATCTTCCCCGACCGGGCCTCGATCATCCGCCTCGTCGGTGCCGTGCTGGCCGAACAACACGACGAATGGATCGAAGGACGACGCTACCTGGGCCTTGACGTGCTCACCCGCGCCCGCACAGCACTGACCAGCACCGACGAGCCCGCCGGACAGCAAACCAACACCACCCCAGCCCTGACCGCCTAG
- a CDS encoding helix-turn-helix domain-containing protein, whose protein sequence is MQIRWKLRMAAAQREVWTGAQLQRLLAEKAGLQLSSASVSALFTKQPSQIKLSTLIALCTALECTPNDLFDVDTTPVERPARPAPTRKAAAASDSSTSRRGRSMPPI, encoded by the coding sequence ATGCAGATTAGGTGGAAACTTCGGATGGCCGCCGCCCAACGCGAGGTGTGGACCGGCGCCCAGCTGCAACGGCTGCTCGCGGAGAAGGCCGGATTGCAGCTGTCCTCGGCGTCGGTGTCGGCGTTGTTCACCAAACAGCCCAGCCAGATCAAGCTGTCCACTCTCATCGCGTTGTGCACCGCGCTGGAGTGCACGCCTAACGATCTGTTCGATGTCGACACCACTCCGGTCGAACGGCCGGCGCGCCCGGCACCGACAAGGAAGGCGGCGGCCGCCAGTGATTCGTCGACATCGCGCCGGGGCCGATCGATGCCACCGATCTGA
- a CDS encoding tyrosine-type recombinase/integrase codes for MGDGRLRVITGVVAPVVETRDPQRFQAECVEAFVASWTARGFAESTIANDVGVLERMLAALGRPVWEVTADDVDRVVGELASSGRAVSTRRNYLQVFKGFHRFLEVRKAAEIEAAFGVRLDCPIDEFNAARHVGDDTPAAEAPPRPERVAGFFEFLKSRIATARKYAPAARDYALFRTLYHAGLRSEEVVMLDRSDVHFGRGPFGKLHVRFGKGAKGSGPRPRWVPMLDGLDLVLRWYLDDVRGRFVDSPVLLCDEFGGRMAAATIRNRLRHLMSVEGRPDAEWFSPHGMRRACATHNYERGVDLVAIQQLLGHWTVASTMRYVRPSETFIEDAYSARSRRH; via the coding sequence GTGGGCGACGGGCGGCTGCGGGTGATCACGGGCGTGGTCGCGCCGGTCGTCGAGACGCGGGATCCGCAGCGGTTTCAGGCCGAGTGCGTGGAGGCCTTCGTCGCGTCGTGGACCGCGCGAGGGTTCGCCGAGTCGACGATCGCCAACGACGTTGGGGTGTTGGAGCGGATGCTGGCGGCGCTGGGGCGCCCGGTGTGGGAGGTGACCGCCGACGACGTGGACCGGGTGGTGGGTGAGTTGGCCAGCTCGGGTCGGGCGGTGTCGACGCGGCGCAACTATCTGCAGGTGTTCAAGGGCTTTCACCGGTTCCTTGAGGTCCGCAAGGCGGCCGAGATCGAGGCGGCGTTCGGGGTGCGGCTGGACTGTCCGATCGATGAGTTCAACGCCGCCCGCCACGTTGGCGACGACACGCCCGCTGCGGAGGCGCCGCCGAGGCCGGAGCGGGTAGCCGGGTTCTTCGAGTTCCTCAAGTCTCGGATCGCGACCGCTCGCAAGTACGCGCCGGCCGCCCGGGATTATGCGCTGTTCCGCACGCTGTATCACGCTGGGCTGCGTTCGGAGGAGGTGGTGATGCTGGACCGCTCGGATGTGCATTTCGGGCGCGGCCCGTTCGGCAAGCTGCACGTGCGGTTCGGCAAGGGCGCCAAGGGATCCGGGCCGCGACCGCGCTGGGTGCCGATGCTCGACGGGCTGGATCTGGTGTTGCGCTGGTATCTCGACGATGTGCGCGGCCGGTTCGTGGATAGCCCAGTGTTGCTGTGTGATGAGTTCGGTGGACGGATGGCCGCGGCCACGATCCGCAACCGGTTGCGGCATTTGATGAGCGTGGAAGGACGACCCGACGCTGAGTGGTTCAGCCCGCACGGGATGCGCCGGGCTTGCGCGACCCACAACTATGAGCGTGGCGTGGATCTTGTTGCCATTCAACAGCTTTTAGGTCATTGGACGGTGGCATCGACGATGCGGTACGTGCGCCCGTCGGAAACCTTCATCGAAGACGCCTACAGCGCGCGATCTCGGCGACACTGA
- a CDS encoding ferredoxin: MKVRVDNTKCMGHAQCYAAHPKLFPIDEAGYSILQPHEVEPEDEQVIREGVAACPEQALILEEGS; the protein is encoded by the coding sequence ATGAAGGTTCGGGTTGACAACACCAAGTGCATGGGACATGCGCAGTGCTATGCAGCACATCCCAAGCTGTTCCCGATCGATGAGGCCGGCTATTCGATCCTGCAGCCCCATGAGGTGGAACCCGAAGATGAGCAAGTCATCCGCGAAGGTGTGGCGGCATGCCCCGAGCAAGCGCTGATCCTCGAAGAGGGCAGCTGA
- a CDS encoding Zn-ribbon domain-containing OB-fold protein, which yields MTQMLAEGLFRVEGDRAVLLGSRRRASGVVKFPAERAELFDDTEDIEPIELSTAGTLFTFTTQEFPPPLPYKGIRAPEQFRPYVVGYIELPEGLLVEALIVGADARDLQIGQPMVSTTTVFETADGQSFLTYAFTPA from the coding sequence ATGACGCAAATGCTTGCTGAGGGACTGTTTCGGGTCGAGGGAGATCGCGCGGTGTTGCTGGGCTCGCGGCGGCGGGCCAGCGGAGTCGTGAAGTTCCCGGCCGAGCGCGCGGAGCTGTTCGACGATACCGAGGACATCGAGCCGATCGAGTTGTCTACGGCGGGAACGCTATTCACGTTTACGACTCAGGAGTTCCCTCCCCCACTGCCGTACAAGGGAATACGCGCACCTGAACAGTTTCGCCCCTACGTTGTCGGCTACATCGAACTCCCTGAAGGCTTGCTTGTCGAGGCGCTCATTGTCGGCGCCGACGCGCGTGACCTGCAAATCGGTCAACCGATGGTCTCTACCACCACCGTTTTCGAAACAGCCGATGGACAGTCGTTTCTGACGTACGCGTTCACTCCAGCGTAA
- a CDS encoding thiolase family protein, which yields MSAATSHAVIVAAARTAIGTAHKGTLANMAAAELAKPVVSATIERSGLAPEDFDDLILAEVMQGGGDIARYVAVDLGLTQLPGVALNRQCASSLTAIAVGAGQIASGMSRAVLAGGTESLSTAPTARKRKPFTTGKEPGDYADPWFSYSHPPTSDAPALDMSITVGHNCAVQFGISRRAQDEWALRSHQRAIKAIDAGSFADEIVPITVPQPDGGTKTFAEDEHPRRDTTMEVLTGLKVLHPEIDGFTVTAGNSSGLNDAAAAVALAAPDTHAEPMAQVLSWASVGVPPSQTGTGPIKAIPKALQLAGRKIEDVALFEINEAFAAQAVACSRELGLDEEIVNVYGSGISLGHPIAATGARMVTSAIYELRRRSGGLGVLSMCAGGGMGSALVIEVD from the coding sequence ATGTCCGCAGCAACCTCACACGCCGTGATCGTGGCCGCAGCTAGGACCGCGATCGGCACGGCCCACAAGGGCACACTGGCCAACATGGCAGCAGCCGAGCTGGCCAAACCCGTGGTCTCCGCGACAATCGAGCGCTCGGGTCTTGCCCCAGAGGACTTCGACGACCTGATTCTGGCCGAAGTAATGCAGGGCGGCGGGGACATCGCTCGCTACGTCGCGGTGGATCTCGGGCTCACCCAGCTGCCCGGGGTGGCGCTCAACCGCCAATGTGCGTCCAGTCTGACCGCGATCGCGGTCGGCGCAGGGCAGATCGCGTCGGGGATGAGCCGCGCCGTGCTCGCCGGTGGCACGGAATCGCTCTCGACGGCCCCGACCGCCCGCAAGCGCAAGCCGTTCACCACCGGCAAGGAGCCCGGCGACTACGCCGACCCCTGGTTCTCCTACTCGCACCCGCCAACATCGGATGCACCGGCTCTCGACATGTCGATCACGGTCGGGCACAACTGCGCCGTACAGTTCGGCATCTCGCGTAGGGCCCAGGACGAGTGGGCTTTACGCAGCCACCAGCGCGCAATCAAGGCGATTGACGCCGGGTCCTTTGCCGATGAGATCGTACCGATCACGGTGCCACAGCCCGATGGCGGAACGAAAACCTTCGCCGAGGACGAGCATCCTCGCCGCGACACGACGATGGAGGTCCTGACCGGGCTCAAAGTGCTACACCCCGAGATCGACGGGTTCACGGTGACAGCCGGAAACTCCTCTGGTCTCAACGACGCCGCGGCCGCGGTGGCGCTCGCCGCGCCCGATACCCATGCAGAGCCGATGGCCCAGGTGCTGTCGTGGGCGTCGGTCGGTGTGCCACCCAGCCAGACGGGGACTGGCCCGATCAAGGCGATTCCCAAGGCACTCCAGTTGGCGGGCCGCAAGATTGAGGACGTAGCCCTGTTTGAGATCAACGAGGCGTTTGCCGCCCAGGCCGTGGCTTGCTCCCGCGAGCTGGGCCTCGATGAGGAGATCGTGAACGTCTATGGCTCGGGCATCAGCCTGGGTCATCCGATCGCTGCAACCGGCGCGCGAATGGTCACCTCCGCCATCTACGAATTGCGCCGCCGCAGTGGTGGACTGGGCGTGTTGTCGATGTGCGCCGGCGGTGGCATGGGTTCGGCGCTTGTCATCGAGGTGGACTGA
- a CDS encoding DUF732 domain-containing protein: MTPRRYCPRTNYRGGSSAALVLVAAAAISAAALTISAKAHAVPSPDVDYLYNVTVRRQYNFPNGDAIGYGHGICDKVSAGQSFAQVIGDVKNDVTPNDEYAANYLVSYAVSQYCPEQIWQLRNSAAGYRPPPGTESPTSGLQGDIAGK; this comes from the coding sequence ATGACTCCGCGCCGGTACTGCCCTCGCACCAACTATCGCGGCGGCTCATCCGCTGCTTTGGTCCTCGTCGCCGCGGCTGCAATAAGTGCAGCCGCATTGACGATATCCGCGAAGGCGCATGCCGTTCCGTCGCCCGACGTGGATTACTTGTACAACGTGACGGTGCGCCGCCAATACAACTTTCCCAACGGTGACGCAATAGGTTACGGCCACGGGATCTGCGACAAGGTCAGCGCGGGCCAAAGCTTCGCCCAAGTGATAGGGGACGTGAAAAACGACGTGACTCCCAACGATGAGTACGCGGCGAATTATCTCGTCTCCTACGCGGTGAGCCAATACTGTCCGGAGCAAATCTGGCAGCTGCGGAACTCCGCGGCTGGCTACCGGCCACCCCCGGGAACTGAAAGTCCTACCAGCGGGCTTCAAGGCGACATAGCCGGGAAGTGA
- a CDS encoding cytochrome P450 gives MTTLPGTTTGIDGVPEVDWASLPMATDRGAGWAALRDLGPVVLTHHFYYLTRREDVLHALRNPQIFSSRKAFDMLGSPMPLVPISYDPPEHTRFRKVLQPFFSPHTLSAMMSDLQAQAAEIITDIAAKGQCEAINDIAIPYPSRVFLTLYGLPLADRDQLIRWKDAVIALSDYGPSLEGADLTPAVELFTYLTNAINERRANPGPDILSQVLTGEEPLTDAEAIGLSYLFVLAGLDTVTAAIGFSLLELARNPALRAELRRDPEQVKVFIEEIVRLEPPAPIVPRVTTQPVTIGRVTLPADTPVMLCLAAINRDDSDEFSNNELVMDGKVHRHWGFGGGPHRCLGSHLARLELTFVINEWLTRIPEFEVQPGYTPQIAFPANTFSLTSLPLRWN, from the coding sequence ATGACAACCTTGCCCGGGACTACAACTGGCATCGACGGCGTCCCCGAAGTGGACTGGGCCTCCCTGCCGATGGCTACCGATCGCGGTGCTGGATGGGCGGCGCTGCGCGATCTGGGACCGGTGGTGCTGACGCACCACTTCTACTACCTGACCCGCCGCGAGGACGTGTTGCATGCGCTGCGCAACCCGCAGATTTTCTCCTCGCGCAAAGCGTTCGACATGCTCGGCAGCCCGATGCCGCTGGTCCCCATTTCCTACGACCCGCCGGAGCACACCCGATTTCGCAAGGTCCTGCAGCCCTTTTTCAGCCCGCACACCTTGAGCGCGATGATGTCGGATCTACAGGCTCAGGCGGCTGAGATCATCACCGATATCGCCGCCAAAGGTCAGTGCGAGGCAATCAACGACATCGCCATTCCGTACCCTTCCCGAGTGTTTTTAACGCTGTATGGCTTGCCGCTGGCCGATCGCGATCAATTGATCCGGTGGAAAGACGCCGTCATCGCACTGTCCGACTACGGCCCAAGTCTTGAAGGCGCCGATCTGACGCCTGCCGTGGAGTTGTTCACCTATTTGACTAACGCTATCAACGAGCGTCGGGCCAATCCGGGGCCCGATATTTTGTCGCAGGTTCTCACCGGCGAGGAGCCACTCACCGACGCTGAAGCCATCGGGTTGAGCTATCTATTTGTGCTGGCCGGGCTCGATACCGTCACCGCGGCCATCGGATTCTCACTGCTCGAGCTCGCCCGTAACCCTGCGCTGCGGGCAGAATTGCGCCGCGATCCCGAGCAGGTGAAGGTGTTCATTGAGGAAATCGTGCGGCTGGAGCCCCCCGCGCCGATAGTGCCTCGGGTAACCACCCAACCGGTGACCATCGGCCGCGTCACGCTCCCAGCGGACACTCCGGTGATGTTGTGCTTGGCGGCAATCAACCGTGACGACAGCGACGAGTTCTCAAACAATGAGTTGGTGATGGATGGCAAGGTCCACCGGCACTGGGGCTTCGGAGGCGGGCCGCACCGCTGCCTGGGATCACATTTAGCGCGACTGGAGCTCACCTTCGTGATTAATGAATGGTTAACCCGCATACCGGAATTCGAGGTGCAACCCGGCTACACGCCGCAGATCGCGTTTCCTGCGAATACGTTCTCGTTGACCTCCCTGCCGCTGCGCTGGAACTAG
- a CDS encoding CAP domain-containing protein codes for MQYRPLTLPALVVAAAGTMLATPAAHADGDINTLIPNNKRFNDAVVANVYTMQHQAGCTNDVRINPQLQQAAQRHTRDMLNNRNVDGDIGSDGSTPQDRANAAGFHGQVAETVAINQSIAISGNDLINRWYYNPAYNAIMSNCANSQVGVWSENSPDRTVVVAVYGQPQGAAPGNRNAAEPPPVTSSDNIPLDPVPDYDASDELEFGISWLPWILRGVYPPPGYPPE; via the coding sequence ATGCAGTATCGGCCGCTGACTCTTCCCGCACTGGTGGTTGCCGCTGCCGGCACCATGCTGGCCACTCCCGCGGCCCACGCGGACGGCGACATCAACACGCTGATACCGAACAACAAACGGTTCAACGACGCTGTCGTTGCCAACGTCTACACCATGCAGCACCAGGCTGGCTGCACCAACGACGTCAGGATCAATCCACAGCTGCAACAGGCCGCGCAGCGGCACACCAGGGATATGCTCAACAACCGAAACGTCGACGGTGACATCGGCTCGGACGGGTCCACCCCGCAAGACCGCGCCAACGCCGCCGGCTTCCACGGTCAAGTGGCCGAAACGGTGGCGATCAACCAGTCCATAGCAATTAGTGGCAACGACTTGATCAACCGGTGGTACTACAACCCCGCGTATAACGCCATCATGTCCAACTGCGCCAACTCTCAAGTCGGGGTGTGGTCGGAAAACAGCCCGGATCGCACTGTCGTGGTGGCCGTATACGGCCAGCCGCAGGGAGCGGCCCCCGGCAACCGGAATGCAGCCGAGCCGCCGCCGGTGACCTCATCGGACAACATCCCGCTCGATCCCGTCCCGGACTACGACGCCAGCGACGAGCTCGAGTTCGGCATCAGCTGGTTGCCCTGGATCCTGCGGGGCGTTTACCCGCCGCCCGGCTATCCACCGGAGTAG
- a CDS encoding lipoprotein LpqH — protein MARQILGELVGDRLLVLNASIIFLVAAGVGACSSSPSSLPPGALPAGTAKVTINDRALPETTAVKCTAIGPLTRIVTGDRAAGITALVSNQTRLAAKSVTITDLGGFTGSYTEGLSGNADTSMKDQTYVIRGTAAGFDTAKPNLRTTASFALRVAC, from the coding sequence ATGGCTAGACAGATCTTGGGCGAGCTCGTCGGGGACCGGTTGCTGGTGCTCAATGCGTCGATAATTTTCCTGGTCGCGGCGGGTGTTGGCGCTTGCTCATCGTCGCCCTCCTCGCTTCCACCGGGGGCGTTGCCCGCCGGAACGGCGAAGGTGACGATCAACGATCGAGCTCTACCCGAAACGACCGCGGTGAAGTGCACGGCAATCGGGCCGTTGACGAGAATCGTCACAGGCGACCGGGCAGCCGGGATTACGGCATTGGTATCCAACCAAACTCGGCTGGCGGCCAAGTCCGTCACCATCACAGATCTCGGCGGCTTTACGGGCAGCTATACAGAAGGGCTCAGCGGCAACGCCGATACCAGTATGAAAGATCAGACGTATGTAATCCGCGGTACGGCAGCTGGGTTCGACACCGCCAAGCCCAACCTCAGGACAACCGCGAGCTTCGCCCTGCGGGTCGCATGCTAG
- a CDS encoding TetR/AcrR family transcriptional regulator yields MNAQREQRRMGSCGAASRSDEDEARDRLLAAADACYAEKGPVRTRMSDIARRAGVHRSTVYYYFPNKDALLAASFVRVLAATLEAVEQCWQTDEPFLDQLVAASLRGNEIARRSPIMQSLIEDHQALGAAYQAAEGSEVWRAKLAEALVQRLEAAAAADEVRRDLPADTLARWIVRINFSLIAEPARPEDGGEDGVLRNLLVASLRPRY; encoded by the coding sequence GTGAACGCTCAGCGCGAGCAACGCCGTATGGGTTCTTGCGGCGCCGCCTCGCGCTCGGATGAGGACGAGGCGCGCGACCGGTTATTGGCTGCAGCCGACGCGTGCTACGCCGAGAAAGGCCCCGTACGCACCCGGATGAGTGACATCGCCCGACGTGCGGGAGTGCACCGATCGACGGTGTACTACTACTTCCCGAATAAGGACGCACTGCTCGCGGCCTCCTTTGTGCGAGTACTCGCCGCCACCCTGGAAGCCGTCGAGCAGTGCTGGCAGACCGACGAACCATTCCTAGATCAGCTCGTCGCGGCAAGCCTGCGCGGCAACGAGATAGCCCGCCGCTCACCGATAATGCAGTCACTGATCGAAGACCACCAAGCCCTCGGCGCTGCCTACCAAGCCGCTGAGGGCTCCGAGGTGTGGCGGGCCAAACTTGCCGAGGCGCTGGTGCAGCGCCTTGAGGCTGCCGCCGCTGCCGACGAGGTTCGCCGAGACCTTCCGGCTGACACGTTGGCCCGCTGGATCGTGCGGATCAATTTCAGCCTCATCGCCGAACCGGCCAGGCCCGAGGACGGGGGCGAAGACGGCGTACTGCGTAATCTGCTGGTCGCCTCCCTGAGACCGCGGTATTAG
- a CDS encoding MlaE family ABC transporter permease: MAHPPFAWREFIHQSWFVARVSIVPTIFLSIPFNALSVFIINVLLVEIGAADVSGAGAALAGVVYIGPITTVLVVAGTGATAMCADLGARTIREELDAMRVMGISPVQRLLVPRVLALGLNGLLLNSINTIVGLVGSFSFSVYFQHVTPGAWAAGLTLLVGLPDIVIAFAKAALFGLIAGTIACYKGVTVGGGPQGVGNAVNETVVYTFVALFVINVVLVAVGTKVTM, encoded by the coding sequence ATGGCGCATCCGCCCTTCGCGTGGCGGGAGTTCATCCACCAAAGTTGGTTTGTGGCTCGGGTGTCGATCGTCCCGACGATCTTCTTATCGATTCCGTTCAACGCGCTTTCCGTATTCATCATCAACGTGCTGCTGGTCGAAATTGGTGCCGCCGACGTATCCGGCGCTGGGGCTGCACTGGCGGGCGTCGTCTACATCGGCCCCATCACCACGGTGCTGGTGGTGGCCGGAACCGGCGCCACAGCGATGTGTGCCGACCTCGGCGCTCGCACCATCCGTGAAGAACTTGACGCGATGCGGGTGATGGGAATCAGCCCGGTCCAGCGACTGCTGGTGCCCAGGGTGCTGGCGCTCGGCCTGAACGGCTTGTTGCTCAACTCGATCAACACCATCGTCGGCTTGGTTGGCAGTTTTTCTTTCTCGGTCTACTTCCAACACGTCACTCCAGGTGCCTGGGCGGCGGGCTTGACGCTCCTGGTCGGGCTGCCCGACATCGTCATCGCGTTCGCCAAGGCGGCTTTGTTCGGCCTGATCGCCGGCACCATCGCCTGCTATAAGGGCGTGACTGTTGGTGGTGGTCCACAAGGTGTCGGCAACGCGGTCAACGAAACGGTGGTGTACACATTCGTGGCCTTGTTTGTGATCAACGTCGTATTGGTCGCGGTCGGCACGAAGGTGACGATGTGA
- a CDS encoding ABC transporter permease, whose translation MGAGPAASAVPAGPRLPRLIIRVRGLANGWNRLGSQTAFYAKALTLTWDAVARYKAETLRLIANMSLGVGALAVIGGTVVVVTTLVMSTGSFVGIQLYRSLSDIGVEALSGFASAYINTRFAAPLTAAIGLAATIGAGATAQLGAMRINEEIDALEVMGIRAISYLVSTRIVAGVLVTIPLWAMASLAGYLATRTLVVFIFRQAPGVYDHYFRTYLQPTDLIWSLLQVMATAMTVMLVHTYYGFNATGGPAGVGEAVGRSVRASLVVAVVAQLVVAMAAYGVSGNFNLSG comes from the coding sequence ATGGGCGCAGGCCCTGCCGCGAGCGCGGTTCCTGCCGGACCGCGGTTGCCCCGACTGATCATCAGAGTGCGCGGCTTGGCCAACGGGTGGAACCGACTGGGCAGCCAAACCGCGTTCTACGCCAAGGCGCTGACGTTGACGTGGGATGCTGTCGCGCGCTACAAAGCTGAGACGCTGCGTCTGATCGCCAATATGAGTCTGGGCGTTGGTGCGCTGGCCGTCATCGGCGGCACCGTGGTGGTCGTAACCACTTTGGTCATGTCGACTGGATCCTTCGTCGGCATCCAGTTATACCGATCGCTGTCGGATATCGGCGTGGAGGCGTTGAGCGGTTTCGCTTCGGCCTACATCAACACGCGTTTCGCCGCGCCGCTGACCGCCGCTATCGGACTGGCCGCCACCATCGGCGCCGGAGCCACTGCACAGCTGGGTGCCATGCGGATTAACGAGGAGATCGATGCGCTCGAGGTAATGGGCATCCGAGCAATCAGCTACCTGGTATCCACACGGATAGTGGCCGGTGTGCTGGTCACAATTCCGTTGTGGGCCATGGCTTCGCTGGCAGGGTATCTGGCGACGCGGACGCTTGTGGTCTTCATCTTCAGGCAAGCCCCCGGTGTGTACGACCACTACTTCCGTACTTATCTGCAGCCAACCGATCTAATCTGGTCGTTGCTGCAGGTCATGGCGACGGCAATGACCGTCATGCTGGTGCACACCTATTACGGTTTCAACGCCACAGGCGGACCGGCTGGCGTCGGTGAAGCGGTCGGTCGTTCGGTGCGCGCTTCGTTGGTTGTGGCCGTAGTGGCGCAGTTAGTGGTCGCGATGGCCGCCTACGGGGTGTCCGGCAACTTCAACCTGTCCGGGTAG